A region of the Pelomicrobium methylotrophicum genome:
CTGGGCAAGCCCGGACGATTTTACGAGGGCGTCCCTGAGACGCCAAGGCACAGAAAGGCCGGCATTTTAGCCATCAGGCTGCCAGATAGGCGGGTTAGCGCTTTACCCGCTTGAGCCGCTGGCGCCCTGCCCAGTCGCGGGCGAACTGCCAGGCGACCCGCCCGCTGCGCGAGCCGCGCTGGAGCGCCCACTGCAGCGCTTCCTGGCGCACAGTTTCCCGGTTAGGGATGGGCGCCTGGAAATACTCGAGCCAGTGGAAGACGATGCTTAAGTATTCGTCCTGACTGAAGGGATAGAAAGAGACCCACAGGCCGAAGCGCTCGGAGAGGGACACTTTCTCCTCCACCGTTTCCCCGGGATGAATCTCGTCGCCCACCCGCCTCGCCTCCAGATTCTCCTGCATGAATTCCGGCATGAGGTGGCGGCGGTTCGACGTGGCATAAACCAGAACGTTTTCCGAGGGCGCCGCCACGGAGCCGTCCAGGACGGCTTTCAGCGCCTTGTAGCCCGCCTCTTCCGCCTCGAACGACAGGTCGTCGCAAAACAGGATAAAGCGCTCGGGACGGGCGCTCACGAGGTCCACGATCTCCGGCAAGTCCAGCAAATCCTGCTTTTCCACCTCGATCACCCGCAGCCCTTTCGGCGCGTACTTGTTAAGCACCGCCTTCACCAGGGAAGACTTGCCGGTGCCCCGCGCGCCGGTGAGCAACACGTTGTTCGCCGGCACACCGTTGACAAACTGTCGGGTGTTCTGCTCCACCAGGGCTTTCTGCCGGTCAACGCCCTGCAGGTCCTGGAGGGCGATCCGGTGTACGTGGGTCACGGGTTGCAGGTAACCCTGGGCGCCCCGCTTGCGCCAGCGAAACGCAATCGATGCCTTCCAGTCGACCGGCGTGTGCGGGCCCGGCATGAGGGCTTCCAACCGGTCCAGCAGCGCGTGGGCGCGAGCGACGAGACGGTCCAGCTCATGGGTCATGAAAGCGGGTCCCCTCAGGTCCGGTATTCGGCGTTGATCTTGACGTATTCGTACGAGAAATCGCAGGTCCAGACGGTGGCGGTGGCGCTCCCCCGCCCCAGGGCTACGCGGACCGTGATTTCGGGCTCGCGCATGACCCGCTGCGCCTCCGCTTCCACGTAGCCCGCGGCCCGGCCCCCGTTTTCGGCCACCCGCACTTCTCCCAGATAGAGGTGTACTCGGGCCACGTCCAGATCCTCCACGCCGGCGGAGCCGATCGCGGCGAGGATGCGTCCGAGGTTGGGATCGGAAGCGAAGAAGGCCGTCTTCACTAAGGGAGAGCGGGCGATGGCGTACGCCACTTGGCGGCACTCCGCTTCATCGCGGCCCTGTTCTACGGTCACCGTAATGAATTTGGTCGCCCCCTCGCCGTCCCGCACGATGGCCTGGGCCAGCCACCGGGCGACCCGGATCACGGCCTCCCTCAGCGCGTCGAACCCGGCCTGGTCTTCCCGGGTGAAGGCGACGCCAGCCCTACCGGTCGCCATCAGGACCAGGGCGTCGTTGGTGGAGGTGTCCCCGTCCACGGTGATGCAGTTGAACGAGGCATCCGCCACTTGGCGCGTAAGACGCTCCAGGAGCGGCCGGGCGATACCCGCATCGGTGGCGATAAACCCCAGCATGGTGGCCAGGTTGGGATGGATCATGCCGGCGCCTTTGGCGATGCCCGTGACGGTCACCGGCACGCCCGCGAGCTCCAAGCGCTCGGAACACGCCTTGGGCACGGTGTCCGTGGTCATGATGGCCTCCGCGGCGACCAACCAGTTGTCGGGCGCAAGCGTCGCTGCGCACGCGGGCAGCCCAGCGATCAGCCGCTCCACAGGCAGCGGTTCCATGATCACGCCCGTGGAAAACGGAAGCACCTGCATGGGGGAGCAGCCGAGCAGGCGCGCGGCCGCGGCGCAGGTTTCTCGAGCCCGCCGGATTCCCTCTTCGCCGGTGCCGGCGTTGGCGTAGCCAGTATTGACCACCAATGCCCGTACGCGCCCCCCGGCGATGTGCTCCCGGGCCACCGTGACAGGCGCGGCGCAGAAGCGGTTGCGGGTGAACACGGCGGCCGCCTCGGTCCCCGGGGCCAGCTCGATGAGCAGCAGGTCATAGCGG
Encoded here:
- the argJ gene encoding bifunctional glutamate N-acetyltransferase/amino-acid acetyltransferase ArgJ; amino-acid sequence: MAINLFRPDASSLLPVDGLRLGVAQAGIKKPGRYDLLLIELAPGTEAAAVFTRNRFCAAPVTVAREHIAGGRVRALVVNTGYANAGTGEEGIRRARETCAAAARLLGCSPMQVLPFSTGVIMEPLPVERLIAGLPACAATLAPDNWLVAAEAIMTTDTVPKACSERLELAGVPVTVTGIAKGAGMIHPNLATMLGFIATDAGIARPLLERLTRQVADASFNCITVDGDTSTNDALVLMATGRAGVAFTREDQAGFDALREAVIRVARWLAQAIVRDGEGATKFITVTVEQGRDEAECRQVAYAIARSPLVKTAFFASDPNLGRILAAIGSAGVEDLDVARVHLYLGEVRVAENGGRAAGYVEAEAQRVMREPEITVRVALGRGSATATVWTCDFSYEYVKINAEYRT
- a CDS encoding ATP-binding protein, whose product is MTHELDRLVARAHALLDRLEALMPGPHTPVDWKASIAFRWRKRGAQGYLQPVTHVHRIALQDLQGVDRQKALVEQNTRQFVNGVPANNVLLTGARGTGKSSLVKAVLNKYAPKGLRVIEVEKQDLLDLPEIVDLVSARPERFILFCDDLSFEAEEAGYKALKAVLDGSVAAPSENVLVYATSNRRHLMPEFMQENLEARRVGDEIHPGETVEEKVSLSERFGLWVSFYPFSQDEYLSIVFHWLEYFQAPIPNRETVRQEALQWALQRGSRSGRVAWQFARDWAGRQRLKRVKR